The region GTTATCGTTTAAATAGACAACGCACGTCCAGGTCCGCTGGCCGACACTGTCGATGCATTTTTGGTAGCTGGGGGATGACTCATGAAAGAAATCACAGTGAACTTTGTACTCTTGCCCGGTGCCGTAGCGTTGGATCTGTAAAGATTCCAGATACGCGCTATCAATGCCCATCAGGGCACTGATTTTGCCTTTTATTCTGTCATTTTCCTGCTCGCTTATCTGCTCCAGACAGGCGGTGCAGGAGGTGCGATAACCCTGGTTACTGTCTCCCTGCTGGTCAACCACAGTTGAGGGCTGAAAGTGGCCTTCTAAACTGGTTATTAAAGATTGGCATTCCTGCTCAGAAAAGGCGCCCTCAAGACGGTAGATTTGTGCGCGTACATCTGCAATGCGGATGCTGGCGGGGTTTTGTGTGATGGCGATGTTGGCAAAGGCAAAATAAAGGCTCGGTTTGGTGGGTGTGCTTTCACGCAGGCTGGCATCTTCTATTTGTTCTGTCTTTACCTTAGGTTTAAACCCATACATGGCTTTTTCGGCCATTTCCATAGAGTAGCCAGATTCAATCAGATCTCTGTATACCTGTGCCTTGCTTTCACCGGCCTGGAGCCTTTGGCTTACCCATTCAATTAAGTCAATAGAGGGGTTGATGTTAACCTGGGCATACCGCTGTCTGTTGTCTGCTCTTTGTTGATTTGTCGGTAAAACGCTGGGCAAAGCCAGTCGAGTGCGTTGTTTGTCAAAGCGCTTAAACTGTGGGATTTGAAAATGAGAAAGTTCAGAGGGATCGGTTTGCGCTGTTTCCAGACACAGCGGCAGCGTGCTGAGCGCCAGATCATCGGGCGTAATGGCAAGCGGGTGGGCTGAGGTTAACCAGCTGACCAGGTGCGTTGTTTGAGCTTGGCTTAAATGGGATGTCCGGAGTATGCCTTCGGTGAGTATTATTGATAAAGCCTGTATGGTAGAGAGCCTGGTTGATGACAAAGAAGGAGTAGCAATAATAAGTTGATCAACCTGGTAGTCAGTCTGTTCATCACAGGCGATGGACTCATAAATATGATGCAACTGGTCATTAAAATAGGTACTGGTAATGGGTCGAGTGTGACGCGTTTTACTCTGTTGTGCGTTACAAATGTGGGGAGTACTAACCGCCCGTACGCTTTTATCGCTGGTTATTTTAAAGCGCCCATGACTGAGGACCTCAACTTGCGGCGAGCTCAGTGTTTCTAAACTGTGTGAGCAGAGACTGGATTCCTGGCTGCAAATGGCAATTATTTGCGTCTTTACCCTCAGTAATAAGCCGCTGAGATAGGTATCATGGCGGGTTATTGATCCTCTGAGTGTTTGCAGTAACTCGATTACACGGTAAAGGGCCTGATCTGCATAGAGTAATTCGGCATCCTGTTGCTTATCAAGATACACACTATAAAACTCCCGCTCTTCACGGATCTCTATAAGATGATCCCAGTTAACAGGCCACTCGGACTGTAGTTGTGCAAAGATACGTTTAATATCATTGCGTAGCGTATCCTGCTCAATTATCACCACAATTACCTGGCCTTCGTATTCAAGCCAGAGGGGGTCGCGCCAGTCGCGTAGTAAGCCTTCCTGGCTGAAGTTTGCAGTGATAGCGTGTATGTCGGCTTTGGCATGGGCCACATCGGTCCCATACTGACGATGCAACGTGAGCGCGATGTCGGATAGTGATTGGTTTGTTTGCAGCCCTTGCCAGATGGTGCTTGCTAAGGGGTCGAGTAAAAACCAGGTGTCGTGAAGTGGGCTGTTAATAAACACCTGTTCATCAATCTGGAAACCCTGTGTGACAGGGCACGTGTTTGGCTGCGCCTCGGGCACATACTGTGGCGCTGGTGAGCGGGTTGGAATACTGGCACACCGACTGAGTGCAACATAATCTCTTTGCCAGCGCGGTTTAAGCTGTACATCTCCCAGCGGTATTTGCCCCGAGACGGCCAACTGATTAACAATATAGCCGGCATGATCGCTGATACTGGCGCAGTTGCCGCCAACTTCAGAAGCATGAAAAGCGCCGGATGACTGCCAGCGATAGACATAAAATATATCTTTCTGGGGCAATGTTTGAGTGTGTTTTTCGCCACCCAGCGAACGAAACAGCGCTAAATCAATCGCACTGACATCATGTTCTAAATAGCCGCCAATTTGCTGCCATACAGTACGGTCAATCGCCAGGTTACACTGGTAGAGGTTTTCAGAATATTCAAGTTCATGGTCGCTGTTTTCCAGCCAAGCCTGGCGGGTGTGGAAAACACCATCACGGATCTGCGCGGCACTTACGCTGAGCCGCCAGGGCAGATAAATGTCATCGTCCTCCCAGGGCATTAAGATGTCACCTGTGCAGTAACTGGCAGCCAGATTGAACTTTTTACCCAGAGGAACAACGCGGGTCGGCAGGTTGATGACAGTCACTTTCGGGTGTTCGAACAGTAAACGGTGCCCGCTGAAGTCATTGAGTACAATCAGCTCTTTTTCGCCTGCATAATCCTGGCGCAGAAACGATTCAATGGCCTCTTCCAGTAAGTGTGGGCGGCCAAAGGTACAGCAAAAGCAGGAAATCTTAGGTAATAACATAGTGTTCCTCTAACGCGTTACCTGGGTATCTTTGGTCTGGGGGTAA is a window of Pseudoalteromonas sp. R3 DNA encoding:
- a CDS encoding PqqD family peptide modification chaperone — translated: MLLPKISCFCCTFGRPHLLEEAIESFLRQDYAGEKELIVLNDFSGHRLLFEHPKVTVINLPTRVVPLGKKFNLAASYCTGDILMPWEDDDIYLPWRLSVSAAQIRDGVFHTRQAWLENSDHELEYSENLYQCNLAIDRTVWQQIGGYLEHDVSAIDLALFRSLGGEKHTQTLPQKDIFYVYRWQSSGAFHASEVGGNCASISDHAGYIVNQLAVSGQIPLGDVQLKPRWQRDYVALSRCASIPTRSPAPQYVPEAQPNTCPVTQGFQIDEQVFINSPLHDTWFLLDPLASTIWQGLQTNQSLSDIALTLHRQYGTDVAHAKADIHAITANFSQEGLLRDWRDPLWLEYEGQVIVVIIEQDTLRNDIKRIFAQLQSEWPVNWDHLIEIREEREFYSVYLDKQQDAELLYADQALYRVIELLQTLRGSITRHDTYLSGLLLRVKTQIIAICSQESSLCSHSLETLSSPQVEVLSHGRFKITSDKSVRAVSTPHICNAQQSKTRHTRPITSTYFNDQLHHIYESIACDEQTDYQVDQLIIATPSLSSTRLSTIQALSIILTEGILRTSHLSQAQTTHLVSWLTSAHPLAITPDDLALSTLPLCLETAQTDPSELSHFQIPQFKRFDKQRTRLALPSVLPTNQQRADNRQRYAQVNINPSIDLIEWVSQRLQAGESKAQVYRDLIESGYSMEMAEKAMYGFKPKVKTEQIEDASLRESTPTKPSLYFAFANIAITQNPASIRIADVRAQIYRLEGAFSEQECQSLITSLEGHFQPSTVVDQQGDSNQGYRTSCTACLEQISEQENDRIKGKISALMGIDSAYLESLQIQRYGTGQEYKVHCDFFHESSPSYQKCIDSVGQRTWTCVVYLNDNFTGGNTHFTQLDITVMPRTGMALCWNNLSPLGKPNQYTYHCGQPVESGFKYIISAWFREKPFTKTQ